In bacterium, the following are encoded in one genomic region:
- a CDS encoding transposase: MWLSPSLRGCVQTDNGSEFAGEFEDFLRNKGIIHFYTHPKRPQESGYVERFQRTIQEYFIDVYPLDSTDICEFNKQMMLFLIWYNASKPHIGLNRDSPLDFIVKQYGKSPKESQMLWNHIFP, translated from the coding sequence ATTTGGTTATCCCCCTCCCTCCGGGGGTGTGTTCAAACGGATAACGGGAGCGAGTTCGCGGGAGAATTTGAAGATTTTCTCAGGAATAAGGGTATTATCCATTTCTACACCCATCCAAAGAGACCGCAAGAGAGCGGCTATGTGGAGCGATTCCAGAGAACTATCCAAGAATATTTCATAGATGTATACCCGCTGGACTCAACGGATATATGCGAATTTAATAAGCAAATGATGTTATTCCTTATCTGGTATAATGCCTCAAAACCCCATATCGGGCTTAATAGAGATTCTCCTTTGGATTTTATAGTCAAGCAATATGGGAAATCTCCTAAGGAGTCCCAAATGTTATGGAATCATATATTTCCTTGA